A window of Procambarus clarkii isolate CNS0578487 chromosome 9, FALCON_Pclarkii_2.0, whole genome shotgun sequence contains these coding sequences:
- the LOC138362712 gene encoding uncharacterized protein yields MRSGQYKLAGAGSRGAESRVTVVGHFRSSQSDLPPPDAFVGDFPHMNSLLVTKNKLSDSRPFNKSCENLSTSGGGARGAVMRVEQRVKSLLQRGESRLRHSDEGAPVEDVWQYGHIVTLPRRPRLSLALSHSALHHLSSDTASCLSGSSGYSSSSSSSYGSFKSSTSSSCSTLPRKKSRRESSAIPRGGDLPPPLTRSCTLVDNPMYDVTPATDPRNFSRNKSPKRRGSPPPSNEPLYDLTPDSDPYNLDLCEARQGSPSTHDPIYDVIPGGDPHSPCRESLPQCHNNQLYDLTRPSRLLTPDSGTHGGLDSLEESALDSLDCSDPQNGMLDDEFFEEEDQVAKECREYFERRLKNSETLKKRWSMCSSDSGADPGDNDVSATSIPTSAHPLSIASNTSSIPDDSNTSHSSSATQDTASPKKTPLDQKMEFLRKEIVSNRCKVT; encoded by the coding sequence ATGAGGTCAGGTCAGTACAAACTGGCGGGGGCCGGGTCAAGGGGAGCAGAGAGCCGGGTGACGGTGGTAGGACACTTCAGGTCCAGCCAGTCCGACCTCCCACCCCCAGACGCCTTCGTCGGCGACTTCCCCCACATGAACTCACTACTCGTCACTAAAAACAAGCTCTCAGACTCGCGACCCTTTAACAAAAGCTGTGAGAACCTGAGCACCAGTGGCGGCGGCGCCCGCGGTGCTGTAATGAGGGTGGAACAGCGGGTCAAGAGTCTCCTGCAGAGGGGCGAGTCCCGCCTCAGACACTCTGACGAAGGTGCCCCCGTAGAAGATGTGTGGCAGTATGGACACATAGTGACACTACCCCGCCGACCCCGCCTCTCTCTGGCACTCTCTCACTCAGCCCTACATCATCTCTCCTCAGACACAGCCTCCTGTCTTAGTGGCAGCAGCggttactcctcctcctcctccagtagCTACGGCAGCTTCAAGAGTAGTACTTCCAGTAGCTGTTCCACTCTACCCCGGAAGAAGAGCCGGAGGGAGAGCAGCGCCATACCCAGAGGAGGGGATCTGCCTCCACCCCTCACAAGGTCATGCACACTCGTTGATAACCCCATGTATGACGTCACGCCCGCGACTGACCCTCGTAACTTTAGTCGCAACAAATCTCCCAAAAGGAGAGGTTCTCCCCCGCCCAGCAACGAGCCCTTGTATGACCTCACGCCAGACAGCGACCCATACAATCTGGACCTCTGCGAGGCGCGTCAGGGCTCCCCCTCCACACACGACCCCATATATGACGTTATTCCCGGCGGCGACCCTCACAGTCCTTGTCGGGAGTCACTTCCACAGTGTCATAACAACCAACTCTATGACCTGACACGACCTTCCCGCCTCCTCACCCCAGACTCTGGCACGCACGGTGGTCTCGACTCCTTGGAAGAATCTGCTCTAGATTCCCTAGATTGCTCTGACCCCCAGAATGGAATGCTGGACGATGAATTTTTTGAGGAAGAAGACCAGGTGGCCAAAGAATGTCGCGAATACTTCGAACGGCGACTCAAGAACTCAGAGACATTGAAAAAACGATGGTCGATGTGCTCGTCTGATTCCGGCGCCGATCCCGGAGACAATGATGTATCTGCCACCAGCATCCCGACCTCCGCCCACCCTCTAAGCATCGCCTCCAATACCTCCTCCATACCAGATGACTCCAACACCTCCCATTCGTCAAGTGCCACACAGGATACCGCTTCTCCCAAGAAGACGCCGCTCGATCAGAAAATGGAGTTCCTTCGCAAAGAAATCGTAAGTAATCGATGTAAAGTAACGTAA